In a genomic window of Gadus macrocephalus chromosome 9, ASM3116895v1:
- the lctlb gene encoding lactase-like b isoform X2 — protein sequence MLPRCAAPVCHVLLLVLCLSAAEDFDWTKNDRSSSFYYGTFPTGFSWGAGSSAYQTEGAWDKDGKGLSIWDVFSHKKGRVLRNDTGDSSGEGYYKVKDDVSLMNELKLNHYRFSISWPRIIPTGIKSDHINEKGIQYYNELIDHLLENKITPIVTLYHWDLPQVLQEKYGGWQNVSIVNHFNDFASLCFEKFGNRVKYWITFNNPWSVAVEGYETGEHAPGLKMRGTGAYRTAHNIIKAHAKVWHTYDTQWRGRQKGLVGISLSGEWGEPVDINNQKDIEAAERYVQFYLGWFATPIFHGDYPQVMKDYIGRKSTQQGLGSSRLPSFSSQEKSYIKGTCDFLGIGHFTTRYITQKNYPASRGGASFFTDRDLAELVDPRWPDPGSEWLYSVPWGFRRLLNFVKAQYGNPMLYVTENGVSEKMQCTELCDDWRIKYYRDYINEMLKAIKDGVNVRGYTAWSLLDKFEWDEGYSERFGLYYVDFRSKNKPRYPKASVQYYKRIISSNGFPNQREVETWKRRATETCSSSNQLLAAEEQRSTAANILRLIHDPLTSHMEMVTEIVVPTVCTLCILLSAVFLMFLLRRRN from the exons ATGCTGCCCCGCTGTGCAGCCCCGGTGTGCCATGTGCTTCTGTTGGTGCTGTGTTTGTCTGCGGCTGAGGACTTCGACTGGACAAAGAACGACCGCAGCAGCTCCTTCTATTACGGCACTTTTCCAACTG GATTTTCGTGGGGCGCCGGCAGTTCGGCCTATCAAACAGAAGGAGCCTGGGACAAAGATGGAAAAGGGCTGAGCATCTGGGACGTGTTCTCCCATAAGAAAGGGAGAGTACTACGCAATGACACTGGAGACTCCTCTGGCGAAGGCTACTACAAAGTCAAG GATGACGTGTCCTTGATGAATGAGTTGAAACTGAACCACTATCGCTTTTCCATCTCCTGGCCAAGAATCATTCCCACTGGGATTAAAT CTGACCATATCAACGAAAAAGGAATACAATACTACAATGAACTAATTGACCATCTGTTGGAGAACAAGATCACTCCCATTGTCACTCTGTATCACTGGGACCTTCCACAG GTCTTACAGGAAAAATATGGTGGCTGGCAAAATGTTAGCATCGTCAATCATTTCAATGATTTCGCCAGCCTGTGCTTTGAGAAGTTTGGCAACCGGGTGAAATACTGGATCACTTTCAACAACCCATGG TCTGTAGCTGTGGAGGGATATGAAACGGGTGAGCATGCACCTGGCCTCAAGATGCGTGGAACCGGTGCCTACCGGACTGCCCACAACATTATCAAG GCCCATGCTAAGGTTTGGCACACCTATGACACTCAATGGCGGGGGAGACAAAAAG GTCTGGtgggcatctctctctctggggaatGGGGAGAGCCTGTGGACATCAACAACCAGAAAGACATTGAAGCCGCTGAGCGATACGTGCAGTTCTACCTGGGCTGGTTTGCCACCCCTATTTTCCACGGGGACTACCCCCAAGTGATGAAAGACTATATCG GAAGGAAGAGCACCCAGCAGGGCCTGGGATCATCTCGTCTGCCCAGCTTCTCCTCCCAGGAGAAGAGCTACATTAAGGGTACTTGTGACTTCTTGGGCATCGGCCACTTCACCACCCGCTACATCACCCAGAAGAACTACCCAGCGAGCCGCGGCGGGGCCAGCTTCTTCACCGACCGGGACCTGGCAGAGCTGGTGGACCCCCGATGGCCAGACCCCGGCTCCGAGTGGCTCTACTCCGTGCCCTGGGGGTTCAGACGCCTTCTCAACTTTGTCAAG GCCCAGTACGGGAACCCAATGCTTTACGTGACGGAAAATGGAGTCTCTGAGAAGATGCAGTGCACAGAGCTCTGTGATGACTGGAGAATAAAATATTACAGAGACTATATCAATGAGATGCTCAAAG CCATTAAAGATGGAGTCAATGTGCGAGGCTACACCGCCTGGTCTCTGCTGGACAAGTTTGAGTGGGACGAGGGCTATTCCGAGAGGTTTGGCCTGTACTACGTGGACTTCAGGAGCAAGAACAAGCCCCGGTACCCCAAGGCTTCTGTTCAGTATTACAAGCGTATCATCAGTTCCAATGGCTTCCCCAATCAAAGAGAG GTGGAGACCTGGAAGCGGAGGGCCACTGAGACCTGTTCTTCTAGCAACCAGCTCCTAGCCGCAG AGGAACAGCGGAGCACTGCTGCCAATATTCTAAGACTTATCCATG ATCCCTTGACCAGCCACATGGAGATGGTGACGGAGATCGTTGTTCCGACCGTCTGCACTCTCTGCATCCTCCTCAGTGCCGTCTTCCTGATGTTCTTGCTGCGGAGAAGGAACTAG
- the lctlb gene encoding lactase-like b isoform X3, producing MLPRCAAPVCHVLLLVLCLSAAEDFDWTKNDRSSSFYYGTFPTGFSWGAGSSAYQTEGAWDKDGKGLSIWDVFSHKKGRVLRNDTGDSSGEGYYKVKDDVSLMNELKLNHYRFSISWPRIIPTGIKSDHINEKGIQYYNELIDHLLENKITPIVTLYHWDLPQVLQEKYGGWQNVSIVNHFNDFASLCFEKFGNRVKYWITFNNPWSVAVEGYETGEHAPGLKMRGTGAYRTAHNIIKAHAKVWHTYDTQWRGRQKGLVGISLSGEWGEPVDINNQKDIEAAERYVQFYLGWFATPIFHGDYPQVMKDYIGKKSTQQGLGSSRLPSFSSQEKSYIKGTCDFLGIGHFTTRYITQKNYPASRGGASFFTDRDLAELVDPRWPDPGSEWLYSVPWGFRRLLNFVKAQYGNPMLYVTENGVSEKMQCTELCDDWRIKYYRDYINEMLKAIKDGVNVRGYTAWSLLDKFEWDEGYSERFGLYYVDFRSKNKPRYPKASVQYYKRIISSNGFPNQREVETWKRRATETCSSSNQLLAADPLTSHMEMVTEIVVPTVCTLCILLSAVFLMFLLRRRN from the exons ATGCTGCCCCGCTGTGCAGCCCCGGTGTGCCATGTGCTTCTGTTGGTGCTGTGTTTGTCTGCGGCTGAGGACTTCGACTGGACAAAGAACGACCGCAGCAGCTCCTTCTATTACGGCACTTTTCCAACTG GATTTTCGTGGGGCGCCGGCAGTTCGGCCTATCAAACAGAAGGAGCCTGGGACAAAGATGGAAAAGGGCTGAGCATCTGGGACGTGTTCTCCCATAAGAAAGGGAGAGTACTACGCAATGACACTGGAGACTCCTCTGGCGAAGGCTACTACAAAGTCAAG GATGACGTGTCCTTGATGAATGAGTTGAAACTGAACCACTATCGCTTTTCCATCTCCTGGCCAAGAATCATTCCCACTGGGATTAAAT CTGACCATATCAACGAAAAAGGAATACAATACTACAATGAACTAATTGACCATCTGTTGGAGAACAAGATCACTCCCATTGTCACTCTGTATCACTGGGACCTTCCACAG GTCTTACAGGAAAAATATGGTGGCTGGCAAAATGTTAGCATCGTCAATCATTTCAATGATTTCGCCAGCCTGTGCTTTGAGAAGTTTGGCAACCGGGTGAAATACTGGATCACTTTCAACAACCCATGG TCTGTAGCTGTGGAGGGATATGAAACGGGTGAGCATGCACCTGGCCTCAAGATGCGTGGAACCGGTGCCTACCGGACTGCCCACAACATTATCAAG GCCCATGCTAAGGTTTGGCACACCTATGACACTCAATGGCGGGGGAGACAAAAAG GTCTGGtgggcatctctctctctggggaatGGGGAGAGCCTGTGGACATCAACAACCAGAAAGACATTGAAGCCGCTGAGCGATACGTGCAGTTCTACCTGGGCTGGTTTGCCACCCCTATTTTCCACGGGGACTACCCCCAAGTGATGAAAGACTATATCGGCAA GAAGAGCACCCAGCAGGGCCTGGGATCATCTCGTCTGCCCAGCTTCTCCTCCCAGGAGAAGAGCTACATTAAGGGTACTTGTGACTTCTTGGGCATCGGCCACTTCACCACCCGCTACATCACCCAGAAGAACTACCCAGCGAGCCGCGGCGGGGCCAGCTTCTTCACCGACCGGGACCTGGCAGAGCTGGTGGACCCCCGATGGCCAGACCCCGGCTCCGAGTGGCTCTACTCCGTGCCCTGGGGGTTCAGACGCCTTCTCAACTTTGTCAAG GCCCAGTACGGGAACCCAATGCTTTACGTGACGGAAAATGGAGTCTCTGAGAAGATGCAGTGCACAGAGCTCTGTGATGACTGGAGAATAAAATATTACAGAGACTATATCAATGAGATGCTCAAAG CCATTAAAGATGGAGTCAATGTGCGAGGCTACACCGCCTGGTCTCTGCTGGACAAGTTTGAGTGGGACGAGGGCTATTCCGAGAGGTTTGGCCTGTACTACGTGGACTTCAGGAGCAAGAACAAGCCCCGGTACCCCAAGGCTTCTGTTCAGTATTACAAGCGTATCATCAGTTCCAATGGCTTCCCCAATCAAAGAGAG GTGGAGACCTGGAAGCGGAGGGCCACTGAGACCTGTTCTTCTAGCAACCAGCTCCTAGCCGCAG ATCCCTTGACCAGCCACATGGAGATGGTGACGGAGATCGTTGTTCCGACCGTCTGCACTCTCTGCATCCTCCTCAGTGCCGTCTTCCTGATGTTCTTGCTGCGGAGAAGGAACTAG
- the lctlb gene encoding lactase-like b isoform X1: MLPRCAAPVCHVLLLVLCLSAAEDFDWTKNDRSSSFYYGTFPTGFSWGAGSSAYQTEGAWDKDGKGLSIWDVFSHKKGRVLRNDTGDSSGEGYYKVKDDVSLMNELKLNHYRFSISWPRIIPTGIKSDHINEKGIQYYNELIDHLLENKITPIVTLYHWDLPQVLQEKYGGWQNVSIVNHFNDFASLCFEKFGNRVKYWITFNNPWSVAVEGYETGEHAPGLKMRGTGAYRTAHNIIKAHAKVWHTYDTQWRGRQKGLVGISLSGEWGEPVDINNQKDIEAAERYVQFYLGWFATPIFHGDYPQVMKDYIGKKSTQQGLGSSRLPSFSSQEKSYIKGTCDFLGIGHFTTRYITQKNYPASRGGASFFTDRDLAELVDPRWPDPGSEWLYSVPWGFRRLLNFVKAQYGNPMLYVTENGVSEKMQCTELCDDWRIKYYRDYINEMLKAIKDGVNVRGYTAWSLLDKFEWDEGYSERFGLYYVDFRSKNKPRYPKASVQYYKRIISSNGFPNQREVETWKRRATETCSSSNQLLAAEEQRSTAANILRLIHDPLTSHMEMVTEIVVPTVCTLCILLSAVFLMFLLRRRN, encoded by the exons ATGCTGCCCCGCTGTGCAGCCCCGGTGTGCCATGTGCTTCTGTTGGTGCTGTGTTTGTCTGCGGCTGAGGACTTCGACTGGACAAAGAACGACCGCAGCAGCTCCTTCTATTACGGCACTTTTCCAACTG GATTTTCGTGGGGCGCCGGCAGTTCGGCCTATCAAACAGAAGGAGCCTGGGACAAAGATGGAAAAGGGCTGAGCATCTGGGACGTGTTCTCCCATAAGAAAGGGAGAGTACTACGCAATGACACTGGAGACTCCTCTGGCGAAGGCTACTACAAAGTCAAG GATGACGTGTCCTTGATGAATGAGTTGAAACTGAACCACTATCGCTTTTCCATCTCCTGGCCAAGAATCATTCCCACTGGGATTAAAT CTGACCATATCAACGAAAAAGGAATACAATACTACAATGAACTAATTGACCATCTGTTGGAGAACAAGATCACTCCCATTGTCACTCTGTATCACTGGGACCTTCCACAG GTCTTACAGGAAAAATATGGTGGCTGGCAAAATGTTAGCATCGTCAATCATTTCAATGATTTCGCCAGCCTGTGCTTTGAGAAGTTTGGCAACCGGGTGAAATACTGGATCACTTTCAACAACCCATGG TCTGTAGCTGTGGAGGGATATGAAACGGGTGAGCATGCACCTGGCCTCAAGATGCGTGGAACCGGTGCCTACCGGACTGCCCACAACATTATCAAG GCCCATGCTAAGGTTTGGCACACCTATGACACTCAATGGCGGGGGAGACAAAAAG GTCTGGtgggcatctctctctctggggaatGGGGAGAGCCTGTGGACATCAACAACCAGAAAGACATTGAAGCCGCTGAGCGATACGTGCAGTTCTACCTGGGCTGGTTTGCCACCCCTATTTTCCACGGGGACTACCCCCAAGTGATGAAAGACTATATCGGCAA GAAGAGCACCCAGCAGGGCCTGGGATCATCTCGTCTGCCCAGCTTCTCCTCCCAGGAGAAGAGCTACATTAAGGGTACTTGTGACTTCTTGGGCATCGGCCACTTCACCACCCGCTACATCACCCAGAAGAACTACCCAGCGAGCCGCGGCGGGGCCAGCTTCTTCACCGACCGGGACCTGGCAGAGCTGGTGGACCCCCGATGGCCAGACCCCGGCTCCGAGTGGCTCTACTCCGTGCCCTGGGGGTTCAGACGCCTTCTCAACTTTGTCAAG GCCCAGTACGGGAACCCAATGCTTTACGTGACGGAAAATGGAGTCTCTGAGAAGATGCAGTGCACAGAGCTCTGTGATGACTGGAGAATAAAATATTACAGAGACTATATCAATGAGATGCTCAAAG CCATTAAAGATGGAGTCAATGTGCGAGGCTACACCGCCTGGTCTCTGCTGGACAAGTTTGAGTGGGACGAGGGCTATTCCGAGAGGTTTGGCCTGTACTACGTGGACTTCAGGAGCAAGAACAAGCCCCGGTACCCCAAGGCTTCTGTTCAGTATTACAAGCGTATCATCAGTTCCAATGGCTTCCCCAATCAAAGAGAG GTGGAGACCTGGAAGCGGAGGGCCACTGAGACCTGTTCTTCTAGCAACCAGCTCCTAGCCGCAG AGGAACAGCGGAGCACTGCTGCCAATATTCTAAGACTTATCCATG ATCCCTTGACCAGCCACATGGAGATGGTGACGGAGATCGTTGTTCCGACCGTCTGCACTCTCTGCATCCTCCTCAGTGCCGTCTTCCTGATGTTCTTGCTGCGGAGAAGGAACTAG
- the lctlb gene encoding lactase-like b isoform X4, protein MLPRCAAPVCHVLLLVLCLSAAEDFDWTKNDRSSSFYYGTFPTGFSWGAGSSAYQTEGAWDKDGKGLSIWDVFSHKKGRVLRNDTGDSSGEGYYKVKDDVSLMNELKLNHYRFSISWPRIIPTGIKSDHINEKGIQYYNELIDHLLENKITPIVTLYHWDLPQVLQEKYGGWQNVSIVNHFNDFASLCFEKFGNRVKYWITFNNPWSVAVEGYETGEHAPGLKMRGTGAYRTAHNIIKAHAKVWHTYDTQWRGRQKGLVGISLSGEWGEPVDINNQKDIEAAERYVQFYLGWFATPIFHGDYPQVMKDYIGKKSTQQGLGSSRLPSFSSQEKSYIKGTCDFLGIGHFTTRYITQKNYPASRGGASFFTDRDLAELVDPRWPDPGSEWLYSVPWGFRRLLNFVKAQYGNPMLYVTENGVSEKMQCTELCDDWRIKYYRDYINEMLKAIKDGVNVRGYTAWSLLDKFEWDEGYSERFGLYYVDFRSKNKPRYPKASVQYYKRIISSNGFPNQREVETWKRRATETCSSSNQLLAAARRKAKENAEMPKVWPVHDEV, encoded by the exons ATGCTGCCCCGCTGTGCAGCCCCGGTGTGCCATGTGCTTCTGTTGGTGCTGTGTTTGTCTGCGGCTGAGGACTTCGACTGGACAAAGAACGACCGCAGCAGCTCCTTCTATTACGGCACTTTTCCAACTG GATTTTCGTGGGGCGCCGGCAGTTCGGCCTATCAAACAGAAGGAGCCTGGGACAAAGATGGAAAAGGGCTGAGCATCTGGGACGTGTTCTCCCATAAGAAAGGGAGAGTACTACGCAATGACACTGGAGACTCCTCTGGCGAAGGCTACTACAAAGTCAAG GATGACGTGTCCTTGATGAATGAGTTGAAACTGAACCACTATCGCTTTTCCATCTCCTGGCCAAGAATCATTCCCACTGGGATTAAAT CTGACCATATCAACGAAAAAGGAATACAATACTACAATGAACTAATTGACCATCTGTTGGAGAACAAGATCACTCCCATTGTCACTCTGTATCACTGGGACCTTCCACAG GTCTTACAGGAAAAATATGGTGGCTGGCAAAATGTTAGCATCGTCAATCATTTCAATGATTTCGCCAGCCTGTGCTTTGAGAAGTTTGGCAACCGGGTGAAATACTGGATCACTTTCAACAACCCATGG TCTGTAGCTGTGGAGGGATATGAAACGGGTGAGCATGCACCTGGCCTCAAGATGCGTGGAACCGGTGCCTACCGGACTGCCCACAACATTATCAAG GCCCATGCTAAGGTTTGGCACACCTATGACACTCAATGGCGGGGGAGACAAAAAG GTCTGGtgggcatctctctctctggggaatGGGGAGAGCCTGTGGACATCAACAACCAGAAAGACATTGAAGCCGCTGAGCGATACGTGCAGTTCTACCTGGGCTGGTTTGCCACCCCTATTTTCCACGGGGACTACCCCCAAGTGATGAAAGACTATATCGGCAA GAAGAGCACCCAGCAGGGCCTGGGATCATCTCGTCTGCCCAGCTTCTCCTCCCAGGAGAAGAGCTACATTAAGGGTACTTGTGACTTCTTGGGCATCGGCCACTTCACCACCCGCTACATCACCCAGAAGAACTACCCAGCGAGCCGCGGCGGGGCCAGCTTCTTCACCGACCGGGACCTGGCAGAGCTGGTGGACCCCCGATGGCCAGACCCCGGCTCCGAGTGGCTCTACTCCGTGCCCTGGGGGTTCAGACGCCTTCTCAACTTTGTCAAG GCCCAGTACGGGAACCCAATGCTTTACGTGACGGAAAATGGAGTCTCTGAGAAGATGCAGTGCACAGAGCTCTGTGATGACTGGAGAATAAAATATTACAGAGACTATATCAATGAGATGCTCAAAG CCATTAAAGATGGAGTCAATGTGCGAGGCTACACCGCCTGGTCTCTGCTGGACAAGTTTGAGTGGGACGAGGGCTATTCCGAGAGGTTTGGCCTGTACTACGTGGACTTCAGGAGCAAGAACAAGCCCCGGTACCCCAAGGCTTCTGTTCAGTATTACAAGCGTATCATCAGTTCCAATGGCTTCCCCAATCAAAGAGAG GTGGAGACCTGGAAGCGGAGGGCCACTGAGACCTGTTCTTCTAGCAACCAGCTCCTAGCCGCAG CTAGAAGAAAAGCCAAGGAAAATGCAGAAATGCCAAAGGTTTGGCCAGTGCATGATGAAGTTTAG
- the snapc5 gene encoding snRNA-activating protein complex subunit 5: protein MHSRLQELKKEEETLLKIKVMLQDQLNRLKFEEGALKSIINGKLDDGTASPISLEPEVQVNPDDASEINQTKLLLSAPMDYDEEEEDEDDEDDDDDDEEDGDEDNDLEFAPEEDYEE from the exons ATGCACAGTCGTCTACAGGAACtgaagaaggaagaggagactCTGCTCAAGATCAAAGTCATGTTGCAGGACCAGCTAAATCGGCTAAAG TTTGAAGAAGGAGCCCTGAAATCGATCATTAATGGAAAGCTAGACGATGGAACTGCGTCCCCCATATCCCTGGAACCTGAG GTTCAGGTCAACCCTGATGATGCAAGCGAGATCAATCAAACCAAACTCCTCCTGAGTGCTCCTATGGAttacgatgaggaggaggaggatgaagacgatgaggacgatgatgacgacgatgaagaAGATGGTGATGAGGACAATGATCTAGAATTCGCCCCTGAGGAGGATTACGAAGAATAG